The Flavobacteriales bacterium genome includes a window with the following:
- a CDS encoding SdiA-regulated domain-containing protein, whose amino-acid sequence MKRLAFVILSMTLFACDGLVKNAQQNIGFDIVELDNQLNEISGLTFDENSNLFAINDEQGIVFQIDPSSGRTIDERYFGKNGDYEGITNTSKGLFVLKSNGDLYPLDIKGKDRFKFPKRNGFDFEGLSYDEQNKQLILACKSHSIKKYKNKVLFYAFDLEKMEYLKKPILTLAHDQVGKNFKPSGLYIQPNGTWFILSSSSRELMIYTMKTADFDKIKLPKRPFQQPEGIVVLKTGEIYISNEKKNGFPNIVKIPRP is encoded by the coding sequence ATGAAGCGACTTGCATTTGTCATATTGTCAATGACCTTATTTGCCTGTGATGGCTTAGTAAAAAACGCTCAACAAAACATTGGTTTCGATATTGTGGAGTTAGATAATCAGCTAAATGAGATATCGGGTCTTACCTTTGATGAGAATTCAAATTTATTTGCGATTAATGATGAGCAAGGCATCGTTTTTCAAATTGATCCGTCTTCAGGTAGAACGATTGATGAACGATATTTTGGAAAAAATGGAGATTATGAAGGGATTACAAATACTTCTAAAGGCTTATTTGTTTTAAAAAGTAATGGAGACTTGTATCCTCTTGATATTAAGGGAAAAGATCGGTTTAAGTTTCCAAAAAGAAATGGGTTTGATTTTGAAGGCTTGAGTTACGATGAGCAAAATAAACAATTGATTCTTGCTTGTAAATCACATTCGATAAAAAAATATAAAAATAAGGTGCTTTTCTATGCTTTCGATCTAGAAAAAATGGAATATTTAAAAAAGCCAATTTTAACTCTAGCTCATGATCAAGTTGGAAAAAATTTCAAACCTTCAGGTTTATACATTCAACCCAATGGGACATGGTTTATTCTCAGTTCTTCTTCAAGAGAATTAATGATCTATACAATGAAAACAGCTGATTTTGATAAAATAAAATTACCCAAAAGACCCTTTCAACAACCAGAGGGAATTGTTGTGCTAAAGACAGGAGAAATCTATATTTCGAATGAAAAGAAAAATGGATTTCCAAATATTGTTAAAATCCCAAGACCATGA
- a CDS encoding BamA/TamA family outer membrane protein: MKQIGIYISIFLFMISCNTGSLVYINPKLKNKIIPDEGSELVYELYLVGDAGESPTESSEVFSPMVKEMSANGKCGVVVLGDNIYPVGLRKKDHPERKQDEERIIAQLDLLKDVEADLFFIPGNHDWQRQGEKGEKQVKRQERFIEKYLQKGDVFLPSKGCPGPEVRELSPGLVMIILDTQWWLHPHKKPNGEADDCSVRNTDELLFSFKEQLKKHRNKKIIVAGHHPLVSNGKHGGNFPLKYHLFPLTELSKNAYVPLPVLGSIYPGYRKFLGHRQDIAHPVYRDFVRKISQAMNEYDDIIYVSGHEHNLQYTKKDNFHHIISGAGSKGTYLKRNRKIDFGTSNKGYSKLKIFANGAVWVSFYALNEQGKMVEVFNRKLFTKEIKNLGALKGNAVKISYANQVMRVTPDSTYQGGKMKRFLMGDMYRDLWATEIEVPVLDIHNKAGGLTPIKKGGGMQTISLRLQGANGLQYSLRGIKKNTEFLTQRNLRGTIAQDIIYEGMAGAHPYAALAVPPLANAAKIYYSNPELVYVPKDAILGDYIDEFGGMLAIIEERPDNNMEAFSNFGNSKKVISYSKAIKKIQNSTKHQIDLPFTLRSRIFDMLIGDWDRHDDQWRWATFKKGKKTIYRPIPRDRDQVFFRFDGVLPFLTRQRALMPKFQPFKKEIISIEGFNFNARYFDRAFLSQATLNDWLLQVENLQSFITDSVIEVSISKLPKASQEMHGNELKDILKARRNNLAHFVKEYYEILSKQVDIIGTFGSEKFVVKRMNDREVEVSVFNIKKDKSIATKAFYKRIFNTEETKEIRLYGLDGKDEYIVEGSVNKSILVRIIGGTKKDKIEDNSTVKGWRNYTKIYETSSKNAFSLGKESKLFIKNEPEHIDYNRRGFRYNRLAPLLSLGRNPDDGFYLGAGFVYTKHGFKKEPFEQRHKFVLGKSINRQDGWRADYTFTYTDIIGQADFESDLSLRLPQFFDFHGIGNETPFIDKDEHSEAWVRLSKIRWKPSLIIPISNYASALEIFSSLNHFRHQEGIHDSFSHHWKSRQTNLGLGVGFSYENMDHVTNPHRGFVFNTSGQWSQDISGNDYSFFELKSELRLFIPLNFRKKQTTLAFRSGFAKNFGDFSFFQSHFLGGQTNFRGVYRNRFSGRSMQFNSLELRTSLLKVPNYVVPFDFGFTAYTDLARTWQDKEESKKWHHSYGLGMYFGILDQLIIRGGYTFYENEELLTVSTGFMF, encoded by the coding sequence ATGAAGCAAATAGGAATCTATATCAGTATTTTTCTGTTTATGATCTCTTGTAATACGGGTTCATTGGTTTATATAAACCCCAAATTAAAGAACAAAATCATTCCCGATGAGGGTTCTGAATTAGTATATGAGTTATACTTGGTAGGAGATGCAGGAGAAAGTCCCACAGAATCTTCAGAAGTTTTTTCTCCTATGGTAAAAGAAATGTCTGCAAACGGAAAATGTGGAGTAGTCGTTTTAGGGGATAATATTTACCCCGTAGGATTGAGGAAAAAAGATCATCCTGAAAGAAAACAAGACGAAGAAAGAATCATCGCTCAGTTAGACTTATTGAAAGATGTAGAAGCAGATCTCTTTTTTATCCCAGGAAATCACGATTGGCAAAGGCAAGGAGAAAAAGGAGAGAAGCAAGTAAAGCGTCAAGAAAGATTTATAGAAAAATACCTTCAAAAAGGCGATGTATTTCTTCCTAGTAAAGGTTGCCCTGGTCCCGAAGTTCGAGAATTATCCCCAGGCTTAGTCATGATCATCTTAGATACACAATGGTGGTTGCATCCTCACAAAAAACCCAATGGAGAGGCCGATGATTGTTCCGTGAGAAATACAGATGAATTACTTTTTAGTTTTAAAGAACAACTGAAAAAACATCGAAATAAAAAAATCATTGTAGCAGGCCATCATCCTCTGGTGAGTAATGGAAAACATGGAGGGAATTTTCCATTAAAATACCATTTGTTTCCACTTACCGAGTTATCAAAAAATGCTTATGTTCCATTACCCGTTTTGGGGAGTATTTATCCTGGGTATAGAAAGTTCTTAGGGCATAGGCAAGATATTGCTCATCCTGTTTATCGAGACTTTGTAAGAAAAATTTCTCAAGCGATGAATGAGTATGATGATATTATCTATGTTTCTGGGCATGAGCATAATTTACAATATACCAAAAAAGATAATTTTCATCATATCATTAGTGGTGCAGGAAGTAAAGGAACTTATTTAAAAAGAAATAGGAAAATTGATTTTGGAACAAGTAATAAAGGATATTCTAAATTAAAAATCTTTGCAAATGGAGCAGTTTGGGTAAGCTTTTATGCACTCAATGAACAGGGAAAAATGGTAGAGGTTTTTAATAGAAAACTATTTACTAAAGAGATTAAAAACTTGGGAGCCCTAAAAGGGAATGCGGTTAAAATATCTTATGCAAATCAAGTCATGCGGGTGACACCGGATTCCACTTACCAAGGTGGAAAAATGAAGCGATTCTTGATGGGTGATATGTATAGAGATCTTTGGGCAACAGAGATAGAGGTTCCTGTACTAGATATACATAACAAAGCAGGAGGTTTAACACCCATTAAAAAAGGGGGAGGAATGCAAACTATTTCTTTGAGACTTCAAGGAGCCAATGGTTTACAATATTCTCTACGAGGAATTAAAAAAAATACGGAATTCCTAACTCAAAGAAATTTAAGAGGAACGATCGCTCAAGATATCATTTATGAAGGTATGGCTGGTGCTCATCCTTATGCCGCACTCGCTGTTCCGCCACTTGCAAATGCAGCTAAAATATATTATAGTAATCCGGAGTTAGTTTATGTTCCCAAAGATGCTATTTTAGGAGATTATATTGATGAATTTGGTGGAATGCTCGCAATCATTGAAGAACGCCCAGATAATAATATGGAAGCTTTTTCAAATTTTGGAAATAGCAAGAAAGTCATCAGTTACTCTAAGGCGATAAAGAAAATTCAAAACTCAACAAAACATCAAATAGATTTACCTTTTACTCTGCGTTCAAGAATCTTTGATATGCTTATTGGAGATTGGGATCGTCATGATGATCAGTGGAGATGGGCGACTTTTAAGAAAGGTAAGAAAACGATATATAGACCTATACCTAGAGATAGAGATCAAGTCTTTTTTAGATTTGATGGAGTATTACCTTTCCTTACTAGGCAAAGAGCTTTAATGCCAAAATTTCAGCCATTTAAAAAAGAAATTATCAGTATTGAAGGTTTTAATTTTAATGCGAGATATTTTGATAGAGCTTTTTTATCTCAGGCAACATTGAATGATTGGTTATTGCAGGTCGAAAATCTACAAAGTTTTATTACAGATTCTGTAATCGAGGTATCTATTTCAAAATTACCTAAAGCGTCACAAGAAATGCATGGTAACGAACTGAAAGACATCTTGAAGGCAAGAAGAAACAATTTAGCTCATTTTGTGAAGGAATATTATGAAATTCTGTCAAAACAAGTAGATATTATAGGAACTTTCGGGAGCGAAAAATTTGTAGTGAAAAGAATGAATGACCGGGAAGTGGAGGTGTCAGTTTTCAATATAAAAAAAGACAAAAGTATCGCTACAAAAGCTTTCTATAAACGCATTTTTAATACAGAAGAGACCAAAGAAATAAGATTGTATGGCTTAGATGGGAAAGACGAATATATCGTTGAAGGATCTGTTAATAAAAGTATTCTCGTGAGGATTATAGGGGGTACAAAAAAAGATAAAATAGAGGATAATTCTACTGTTAAAGGTTGGAGAAATTATACAAAAATCTACGAAACATCCTCTAAGAATGCGTTCTCTCTAGGAAAAGAATCTAAGCTATTTATCAAGAATGAGCCTGAGCATATTGACTATAACCGAAGAGGTTTTAGATACAATCGTCTTGCACCGCTTTTGAGTCTTGGTAGAAATCCCGATGATGGATTTTATCTGGGGGCAGGTTTTGTTTATACCAAGCATGGATTTAAAAAAGAACCCTTTGAGCAAAGACATAAATTTGTGTTGGGAAAATCGATCAATAGACAGGATGGATGGCGAGCCGATTATACTTTTACCTATACAGATATCATTGGACAAGCAGATTTTGAGTCTGATTTATCATTAAGATTACCGCAGTTTTTTGATTTCCATGGAATAGGAAACGAAACTCCGTTTATAGATAAAGATGAGCACTCCGAAGCATGGGTACGGCTTTCAAAAATTAGATGGAAACCTAGTTTGATAATCCCGATATCAAATTATGCAAGCGCATTAGAAATATTTTCGAGTTTAAATCATTTCAGACATCAAGAAGGAATCCATGACAGTTTTAGTCATCACTGGAAAAGTCGTCAAACAAATTTAGGACTTGGGGTAGGTTTTTCCTACGAGAATATGGATCATGTAACAAACCCACATAGAGGATTTGTGTTTAATACTTCAGGGCAGTGGAGTCAAGATATTTCTGGAAATGATTATTCTTTTTTCGAGTTAAAATCTGAGCTCCGTTTATTTATTCCATTAAATTTCAGGAAAAAACAAACAACTTTAGCGTTTAGATCTGGATTTGCAAAGAATTTTGGAGATTTCTCCTTTTTTCAGAGCCATTTTTTGGGAGGTCAAACAAATTTTAGAGGCGTTTATAGAAATCGTTTTTCTGGGAGATCTATGCAATTTAATTCCCTAGAGCTAAGAACAAGTTTGTTAAAAGTGCCTAATTATGTAGTTCCTTTCGATTTTGGTTTTACTGCCTATACAGATTTGGCAAGAACTTGGCAAGACAAGGAGGAATCAAAAAAATGGCATCATTCTTATGGTTTAGGAATGTATTTCGGTATTTTAGATCAACTAATTATCCGAGGAGGTTATACTTTTTATGAAAATGAAGAGTTATTAACAGTAAGCACCGGTTTTATGTTTTAG
- a CDS encoding adenylate/guanylate cyclase domain-containing protein, with protein MKRRSFYTHFKYYFIISFIMFSLFAYNRITNVDSSKMDQNMLLLINEFGLIKFTLIINVFTSSLMALSASLFDILVLRKILKYKRWITFIMLSILADAAIVLLVLDTVVLFINRLFYKVSGVSYQFFTQDEISPIAVNILVILFMGKIFIEMDKKLGRGNLWKMITGKFLRPVEEERVFMFVDLKDSSLLAETLGHIRFSQLLQDCFYDFAVVDKFKADVYQYVGDEVVISWNKKDAFKNNNVLKAFFAFNEIIDKRANHYEQEYGVKPFFKAGAHIGPVVITEVGEYKKEITYHGDTMNTASRIQAMCNNLSAQLLISSQVYDSLLDCEEFKREYIGEHPVKGKMNMVKLYKITQE; from the coding sequence ATGAAAAGAAGGAGCTTTTATACGCATTTTAAGTATTATTTTATAATCAGCTTTATCATGTTTAGCCTTTTTGCTTACAATAGAATCACCAATGTTGATTCTAGCAAAATGGATCAAAATATGTTATTGTTGATAAATGAATTTGGTTTGATCAAATTTACATTGATAATCAATGTGTTTACTTCTTCTTTAATGGCTTTGTCTGCAAGCCTTTTTGATATCCTTGTATTAAGGAAAATCTTAAAATATAAGCGCTGGATTACTTTTATTATGCTCTCGATATTAGCGGATGCTGCTATCGTGTTATTGGTTTTAGATACAGTAGTTTTATTTATCAATCGTTTATTTTATAAAGTTTCTGGCGTATCCTATCAATTTTTCACTCAAGATGAAATAAGCCCCATAGCAGTCAATATTCTTGTTATTTTATTCATGGGTAAAATTTTTATAGAAATGGATAAAAAACTAGGACGAGGAAACCTCTGGAAAATGATAACAGGTAAATTTCTAAGGCCTGTTGAAGAAGAACGAGTTTTTATGTTTGTAGATCTAAAAGATTCTAGTTTATTAGCCGAAACATTAGGGCATATTAGGTTTAGTCAACTACTTCAAGATTGTTTTTATGATTTTGCTGTAGTGGATAAATTTAAGGCAGATGTATATCAATACGTTGGAGATGAGGTGGTAATTTCTTGGAACAAAAAAGATGCTTTTAAAAATAATAATGTTCTTAAAGCCTTTTTTGCATTCAATGAGATTATTGATAAAAGAGCGAATCATTATGAACAAGAATATGGGGTAAAACCTTTTTTTAAGGCAGGAGCACATATAGGACCCGTGGTAATTACAGAAGTTGGTGAGTATAAAAAAGAAATTACTTATCATGGAGACACCATGAATACCGCTTCACGTATTCAAGCAATGTGCAATAATTTGTCTGCACAGCTTCTTATTTCTTCTCAAGTATATGATTCACTTTTGGATTGTGAAGAGTTTAAACGTGAATATATAGGCGAACATCCTGTTAAAGGAAAAATGAATATGGTAAAACTCTATAAAATCACTCAAGAATGA
- a CDS encoding DUF5706 domain-containing protein: MDIQNENQLIADIYQFVKKAFDENKQRRLFYHNMMHTEMVFDAAIEISQNTEGVSEEDIEHLKIAILFHDIAYVKSCENHEDKSAIVAQDYLLKMNYPENKVQKIMKLIQATNLQHDPQNILEKIIKDADLVHLGNTDYIDTSFEDLYKEVKELMKPEMSNQEWATSCVDFLKTHKYHTEYAKREWEPKKSGNLHKLNHLMNEIMIEEKNRLDTGKESEENNNTNNNDLKSSKKKKKKKDKGDRPDRGIETMFRVSLRNHLNLSRIADNKANTMISVNAIIISIVLSLLFPKLDNNPFLAYAGITLLVSSIISIILATISTIPKTTHGLLSKEDVENKKGNLLFFGNFHKMSLEDYEWGIQQLMNDKDYLYNSLSRDLFFLGKVLHKKYKLLRYTYYVFVIGLCVSIIVFIYSLRCVAEGSVL, encoded by the coding sequence ATGGATATTCAGAACGAAAATCAACTCATAGCCGACATTTACCAGTTTGTAAAGAAAGCATTTGATGAAAACAAACAAAGAAGATTGTTTTATCATAATATGATGCATACAGAAATGGTATTTGATGCAGCAATTGAAATTTCTCAGAATACTGAAGGAGTCTCAGAAGAAGATATAGAACATCTTAAAATAGCGATACTTTTTCATGATATTGCCTATGTGAAATCTTGCGAAAACCATGAAGATAAGAGTGCAATAGTTGCTCAGGATTATTTATTAAAAATGAATTATCCAGAAAATAAAGTGCAAAAAATCATGAAATTGATTCAAGCAACGAACTTACAGCACGACCCTCAAAATATTTTAGAGAAAATCATCAAGGATGCAGATCTTGTTCATTTAGGAAATACAGATTATATTGATACTTCGTTTGAGGATCTCTATAAAGAAGTAAAAGAGCTCATGAAGCCAGAAATGAGTAATCAAGAATGGGCAACATCATGTGTTGATTTTCTTAAAACTCACAAATACCATACTGAGTATGCAAAAAGAGAATGGGAGCCTAAAAAATCAGGTAATTTACATAAGTTGAATCATTTAATGAATGAGATTATGATTGAGGAAAAGAACAGGTTAGATACAGGAAAAGAATCTGAAGAGAATAATAATACCAACAACAACGATCTTAAATCATCAAAGAAGAAAAAAAAGAAAAAGGATAAAGGAGACCGACCCGATAGAGGAATTGAAACCATGTTTAGAGTTTCTCTTAGAAACCACTTGAATTTAAGTAGAATAGCCGATAATAAAGCAAACACTATGATTAGTGTTAATGCCATTATTATTTCTATTGTACTCTCACTTCTCTTTCCAAAATTAGACAACAATCCATTCTTAGCTTATGCAGGAATCACCTTATTGGTTTCAAGTATTATTTCTATTATTCTTGCGACCATATCAACGATTCCTAAAACAACACATGGTCTTTTGTCCAAAGAAGACGTTGAAAATAAAAAAGGGAACTTATTGTTTTTTGGTAATTTTCATAAAATGAGCCTAGAGGATTATGAGTGGGGAATTCAACAGCTAATGAATGACAAAGATTATTTATACAATAGCTTGTCAAGAGACTTATTTTTCCTTGGGAAAGTATTGCATAAGAAATATAAATTACTTCGCTATACCTATTATGTGTTCGTAATTGGTTTATGTGTTTCCATTATCGTTTTTATCTATAGTTTGAGATGTGTAGCAGAAGGAAGTGTGCTTTAG